The Thermodesulfovibrionales bacterium genome has a window encoding:
- a CDS encoding tetratricopeptide repeat protein — MRFVLSVHIAAISTALFLASCVPQALKVQREEPGPPPAAYYEYVLGYDAELTGDWEGALNHYQEALKVDPESSYLKTQMGYIYLRTGRSQEATRLAEEVTKANPGYVPALLLLAQLYNGQQKTDEAIALYERVVALDPDQTDAPLFLGVLYASKQRYDDSIKVLEGLIRRSPENSMAFYYLGAVYFDQKDYDKAEESFKKVIELRPNFSGAYYNLGIISEMRGDLDQAEAHYKKATELNPHDMRAKERLSAIYIKQQNLDKAVEQLEHLSGSDPANIDVHMRLALLYLDDKQYDRAVEEFRIVIEAKPKDPSPRYYLALTFEEMEKYREAVEELKKVLSIDPKNINAFLHLGLVYSKLKQYDDAIRVYEEVLSFDRGRPEVFLYLGISYMQQKDYRKAEDVLEEGIGLFKDYDDLVFNLAVLFDKTDRYDEMVSTLRRVIAMNPKHADALNYLGYSFADRGTNLEEALSLITRALEEKPDSGYILDSLGWVYFKMGRYADAILQLKKATESVKDDPVIYEHLGDVYLAEGNKDEALKAWEKSVEFSEKEEGLKERVEEKIRKLGPQEAR, encoded by the coding sequence GTGAGATTTGTCCTGTCGGTTCATATCGCGGCAATAAGTACGGCCCTCTTCTTGGCTTCCTGTGTTCCTCAGGCCCTGAAGGTCCAAAGGGAGGAACCGGGGCCGCCCCCTGCAGCGTATTATGAATACGTGCTTGGCTACGACGCCGAACTGACGGGCGACTGGGAAGGCGCGTTGAACCATTACCAGGAAGCGTTAAAGGTCGATCCTGAATCCTCATACCTTAAGACACAGATGGGGTATATCTATTTACGGACAGGCAGGTCCCAGGAGGCGACAAGGCTGGCCGAGGAGGTCACGAAGGCAAACCCCGGATATGTACCCGCCCTTCTGCTCCTTGCGCAGCTCTACAACGGCCAGCAGAAAACCGACGAAGCGATCGCTCTTTATGAAAGAGTTGTTGCCCTCGATCCGGACCAGACCGACGCCCCTCTCTTCCTCGGAGTCCTCTATGCCTCTAAGCAGAGATACGATGATTCGATTAAGGTTCTTGAAGGACTGATCAGGAGATCCCCTGAAAACTCAATGGCGTTCTATTACCTCGGAGCGGTCTATTTTGATCAGAAAGACTATGACAAGGCAGAGGAGTCCTTCAAGAAGGTCATAGAATTGAGGCCGAATTTCTCCGGCGCCTATTACAATCTCGGCATTATCAGCGAAATGCGGGGCGACCTTGACCAGGCAGAGGCGCATTATAAGAAGGCCACGGAGCTCAACCCGCACGATATGCGTGCGAAGGAGAGGCTGAGTGCGATCTATATAAAGCAGCAGAATCTCGACAAGGCTGTAGAACAGCTCGAACATCTGAGCGGTAGTGACCCTGCGAACATCGATGTCCATATGAGGCTGGCGCTGCTTTACCTTGACGACAAACAGTATGACCGGGCAGTCGAGGAGTTCAGGATCGTTATCGAGGCAAAGCCGAAAGACCCTTCCCCGAGGTATTACCTTGCCCTCACCTTCGAAGAGATGGAGAAGTACCGGGAAGCCGTCGAAGAACTGAAGAAGGTCCTTTCGATAGACCCGAAGAATATCAACGCCTTTCTCCATCTCGGACTCGTCTATTCGAAGCTCAAGCAATACGATGATGCGATCCGTGTCTATGAAGAGGTGTTGTCTTTTGACAGGGGGAGGCCCGAAGTATTCCTCTATCTCGGCATAAGCTATATGCAGCAAAAGGATTACCGCAAGGCAGAGGACGTTCTCGAGGAAGGGATAGGGCTTTTCAAGGATTACGACGACCTTGTCTTTAACCTTGCCGTCCTTTTTGACAAGACCGACAGGTACGATGAGATGGTCTCCACTCTCAGAAGGGTCATAGCAATGAACCCCAAGCATGCTGATGCCCTGAATTACCTCGGCTACAGCTTTGCCGACAGAGGGACCAATCTTGAGGAGGCCCTCTCCCTTATCACAAGGGCCCTCGAAGAGAAGCCTGACAGCGGCTATATCCTGGACAGTCTCGGATGGGTATATTTCAAGATGGGAAGATACGCCGATGCGATCCTTCAGCTGAAGAAGGCTACGGAAAGCGTCAAGGACGATCCTGTTATTTATGAACATCTGGGAGACGTATATCTCGCTGAGGGAAACAAGGATGAGGCACTTAAGGCCTGGGAGAAGTCGGTAGAGTTTAGTGAGAAGGAAGAAGGATTGAAGGAACGGGTCGAAGAGAAGATCAGAAAACTGGGACCCCAAGAGGCCCGGTGA
- the ispE gene encoding 4-(cytidine 5'-diphospho)-2-C-methyl-D-erythritol kinase, giving the protein MLTIHAPAKINWLLNVAGKRDDGYHDIVSLMQCVTLNDTLTIEDSDDLEVVADSDIPLRDNLVYKAALLMKAGRGAGFGAKITLKKEIPMAAGLGGGSSDAARTLVALNHFWNVNLTLRELAGLGEMLGSDVPFFLYGPVAVVEGRGEIVTPVTLGASYALVLARPPIEVSTAWAYSQVENNTGSGKVLTKGDNNIKLFCQALETRDFSLLSSLRRNDLESLVEKRHPVIGEIKGQLTIEGAVFSAMSGSGPTVFGLFPSREEAERALPKLSPNWCRVVETVASGG; this is encoded by the coding sequence ATGCTCACCATCCATGCCCCGGCAAAGATAAACTGGCTTTTGAACGTGGCAGGCAAACGGGATGACGGCTATCATGATATCGTCAGCCTCATGCAGTGCGTCACCCTCAATGACACCCTTACTATCGAGGATTCCGATGACCTTGAGGTCGTCGCCGATTCGGACATCCCTCTCCGGGACAATCTTGTTTATAAAGCCGCTCTTCTCATGAAGGCGGGGAGGGGAGCAGGCTTCGGGGCGAAGATAACGCTGAAAAAGGAGATACCCATGGCAGCGGGTCTCGGGGGAGGGAGCAGCGATGCTGCACGTACGCTTGTCGCGTTAAATCATTTTTGGAACGTAAATCTGACACTCCGGGAACTCGCCGGATTGGGGGAGATGCTTGGCTCGGACGTCCCTTTCTTCCTGTATGGTCCTGTCGCTGTCGTTGAGGGGAGGGGGGAGATCGTGACTCCCGTCACCCTGGGTGCTTCTTACGCCCTGGTACTCGCGAGGCCGCCGATAGAGGTTTCGACAGCCTGGGCTTACTCACAGGTGGAGAACAATACTGGGTCCGGCAAGGTGTTGACAAAGGGAGACAATAATATTAAACTGTTCTGTCAAGCTCTTGAAACGAGGGATTTCTCGCTGCTTTCTTCCTTGCGAAGGAACGACCTCGAGAGCCTTGTTGAGAAGAGACACCCGGTCATCGGAGAGATCAAAGGGCAACTGACGATAGAGGGTGCGGTTTTTTCAGCGATGAGCGGGAGCGGCCCGACAGTATTCGGCCTGTTCCCTTCACGTGAGGAGGCAGAGAGAGCCCTTCCGAAACTGTCACCGAACTGGTGCAGGGTTGTCGAAACCGTGGCGAGCGGCGGGTAA
- a CDS encoding ribose-phosphate pyrophosphokinase yields MPQGIKIISGNSHPVLSGEVGHCLGIPLCEATITSFSDGEFMVQINENVRGSDAFVIQPTCPPVNDNIMELLLIIDALKRASAGRITAVVPYYGYGRQDRKVQPRVPISSKLVADLITAAGANRVLAVDLHAGQIQGFFNIPVDHLYASTVLVDYIRKRNLNNLVIVSPDAGGVERARSFARKLQCSLAIIDKRREMANVSQVMNVIGDVKGRDALILDDMIDTAGTTTQAAQALRDQGASRVYAASTHAVLSGPAIKRINDSALEEVIVTNTIPLDNKKEECKKLTVLSIAFLLADAIKRIHEESSISSLFE; encoded by the coding sequence ATGCCACAGGGCATAAAGATCATCAGCGGAAATAGTCATCCTGTGCTGTCAGGGGAGGTTGGTCACTGCCTCGGTATACCCTTATGTGAGGCAACCATCACGAGCTTCAGTGACGGTGAGTTCATGGTCCAGATCAACGAGAACGTAAGGGGATCGGACGCATTTGTCATCCAGCCGACCTGTCCGCCTGTCAATGATAACATCATGGAGTTGCTCCTTATCATCGACGCCTTGAAGAGGGCCTCAGCAGGCAGGATAACTGCTGTGGTCCCTTACTACGGCTACGGACGGCAGGACAGAAAGGTCCAGCCGAGGGTCCCCATATCGTCCAAGCTCGTTGCCGACCTTATAACTGCAGCGGGAGCGAACCGCGTGCTGGCAGTAGACCTTCACGCCGGACAGATCCAGGGGTTCTTCAATATCCCCGTTGATCATCTCTACGCTTCTACGGTCCTCGTGGATTATATCAGGAAGAGAAACCTGAATAACCTCGTCATTGTCTCTCCCGATGCAGGAGGCGTTGAGAGGGCCCGGTCCTTTGCCCGCAAACTCCAGTGCTCGCTGGCAATTATCGATAAGAGGAGGGAGATGGCGAACGTATCGCAGGTGATGAACGTCATCGGTGACGTGAAAGGCCGTGATGCCCTCATACTCGACGATATGATCGACACCGCAGGCACGACGACTCAGGCTGCTCAGGCATTACGGGATCAGGGTGCGAGCAGGGTCTATGCCGCCTCAACGCATGCTGTCCTGTCCGGACCGGCGATCAAGAGGATCAACGATTCGGCGCTGGAAGAGGTCATCGTCACTAACACCATCCCCCTTGACAATAAGAAGGAGGAATGCAAGAAACTCACCGTGCTGAGCATCGCTTTTTTACTTGCCGACGCAATCAAGCGGATACATGAGGAGTCTTCAATAAGTTCACTGTTCGAATAG
- a CDS encoding 50S ribosomal protein L25, whose amino-acid sequence MEKITLNAEKRDATGKGVARSLRREGIVPGVLYRGGTSTPIKIDGKELTRFIRTTAGEQVMVNLQFSDGESRLALMKDYQIDPLRGELLHSDFFEVSLTEEVRVTVHVTATGEPIAVKRDGAILQYGVREIEIQCLPDKIPGRIEVDVSGLETGKSIHVGDLALGEGIKILTDQGELIANVIAPAVQEEAAPAAAAPEVAEPEVIKKGKKEEAAGEKA is encoded by the coding sequence ATGGAAAAGATCACGCTGAATGCAGAAAAGAGGGATGCAACGGGAAAAGGCGTTGCACGATCATTGAGAAGGGAAGGCATTGTCCCCGGTGTCCTTTACCGGGGCGGCACTTCCACGCCGATAAAAATAGACGGGAAGGAGCTTACACGATTCATACGGACGACTGCAGGCGAGCAGGTCATGGTGAACCTGCAGTTCTCCGACGGTGAGAGCAGGCTCGCCCTCATGAAGGACTACCAGATTGACCCCCTGAGAGGCGAACTCCTCCATTCGGACTTCTTTGAGGTCTCGCTCACGGAAGAAGTCCGGGTCACCGTTCATGTGACGGCGACGGGTGAACCGATCGCGGTGAAGCGGGACGGAGCAATCCTCCAGTATGGGGTGAGGGAGATAGAAATCCAGTGCCTCCCCGACAAGATCCCTGGCCGTATAGAAGTCGACGTTTCTGGCCTTGAAACGGGAAAATCTATCCATGTGGGAGATCTGGCCCTTGGTGAGGGTATCAAGATCTTGACTGATCAGGGAGAACTGATAGCGAATGTGATCGCGCCTGCTGTCCAGGAAGAGGCTGCGCCTGCCGCAGCTGCCCCGGAAGTTGCAGAACCTGAAGTTATCAAGAAGGGGAAGAAGGAAGAGGCCGCTGGAGAGAAGGCTTAA
- the pth gene encoding aminoacyl-tRNA hydrolase, with protein sequence MWIIAGLGNPGPRYAGTRHNVGFLVVDEISSRCGIDVKTRGAYNVGKGSMGDKDIILLEPLTFMNRSGLAVRDIMKRYHVLPENLIVIQDDIDMEIGKLKIRKRGSSGGHRGVESIIETIGTRDFARVKIGVGREAGVSVEDYVLRKFKKDDIPLIRGAIVRAADAVEAIVKEGIEKAMNWFNR encoded by the coding sequence TTGTGGATCATTGCAGGTCTCGGTAATCCCGGGCCGCGCTATGCAGGGACGAGACACAACGTCGGTTTTTTGGTAGTGGATGAGATCTCCTCGCGCTGCGGTATAGACGTTAAAACAAGAGGGGCATACAACGTGGGAAAGGGCTCCATGGGGGACAAGGACATTATCCTCCTGGAGCCTTTGACGTTTATGAACAGAAGCGGCCTTGCTGTCCGGGATATCATGAAGCGATATCATGTGCTTCCGGAGAATCTGATCGTGATACAGGATGATATTGACATGGAGATAGGAAAACTGAAGATCAGAAAACGCGGGTCATCAGGAGGTCATAGAGGCGTAGAATCGATCATAGAGACTATAGGCACGAGAGATTTTGCGAGGGTCAAGATTGGTGTGGGAAGGGAAGCAGGAGTGTCCGTCGAAGACTACGTCCTGAGAAAATTCAAGAAAGACGATATCCCTTTGATTCGAGGGGCTATTGTCAGAGCCGCCGACGCTGTTGAGGCAATCGTGAAAGAAGGTATCGAGAAGGCCATGAACTGGTTCAATAGGTAG